A window of the Salvelinus sp. IW2-2015 linkage group LG37, ASM291031v2, whole genome shotgun sequence genome harbors these coding sequences:
- the LOC111960090 gene encoding solute carrier family 12 member 6 isoform X4 encodes MASVRFTVTPTKAEDLPGLSDTSPDISSRSSGRGHVRFGSRESVNRSEPLSEGSGGLTTTGENETPDRTSTEQGDGNAKMSNVYINNSHGVDDDDFYDRNLALFEEEMDTRPKVSSLLNRLANYTNLTQGAREHEEAESIGEKRKAHKSPQMGTFMGVYLPCLQNIFGVILFLRLTWVVGTAGVLQALCIVFICCCCTLLTAISMSAIATNGVVPAGGSYFMISRSLGPEFGGAVGLCFYLGTTFAGAMYILGAIEILLMYIAPWAAIFVSSGPDGEGAAMLNNMRVYGSIFLLLMALLVFVGVKYVNKLASVFLACVIISILSIYTGALVSAFSPPTFPVCMLGNRTLSGHILHDSPCAKTTLPKEPPRPVDTNLTLAGNGTVPSTFDPSLPSSEATTALWLQFCEGPDLNASCDYYFNLSNISEIPGIPGLSSGVITENIWSVYLSKGDVLEKGSLPSPRPVHPPTNRLPYVFADITTSFTLLVGIFFPSVTGIMAGSNRSGDLKDAQRSIPIGTIMAILTTSLVYLSSVVLFGACIEGVVLRDKFGDSVKGNLVVGTLSWPSPWVIVIGSFFSTCGAGLQSLTGAPRLLQAIAKDNIIPFLRVFGHGKANGEPTWALLLTALIAELGILIASLDLVAPILSMFFLMCYLFVNLACALQTLLRTPNWRPRFSYYHWTLSFLGMIICLALMFISSWYYAIVAIVIAGMIYKYIEYHGAEKEWGDGIRGLSLSAARYALLRLEEGPPHTKNWRPQLLVLLKLDEDAYVKSPRLLTFASQLKAGKGLTIVGTVITGNYLHSYGEALAAEQTLKHQMDKEKVKGFCQCIVANKAREGISHMIQSSGLGGMRHNTVVMGWPLAWRQSEDPQSWKTFINTVRVTTAAHLALLVPKNISLFPGNSEPCAEGYIDVWWIVHDGGMLMLLPFLLRQHKVWRKCAMRIFTVAQMEDNSIQMKKDLATFLYHLRIEADVEVVEMHNSDISAYTYERTLMMEQRSQMLRQMRLSKSDREKEAQLVKDRNSMLRLTSIGSDDDEDTDGGGGPTGNAEKGGGAAGGRERDGGMSASENRRVHMTWTKEKALQYRATHSGCSTPEGFRDMLSIRPDHSNVRRMHTAVKLNEVIVNKSHDARLVLLNMPGPPRNPAGDENYMEFLEVLTEGLERVLLVRGGGSEVITIYS; translated from the exons gaGATGGCAATGCCAAAATGTCCAATGtctacatcaacaacagtcatggGGTGGACGATGATGACTTCTACGACCGAAACTTGGCTCTCTTTGAG GAGGAGATGGACACTAGGCCGAAGGTATCTTCCCTCCTCAACCGTCTGGCCAACTACACCAACCTGACCCAGGGGGCCAGGGAGCACGAGGAGGCAGAGAGcataggagagaagagaaaggcccACAAG TCTCCCCAGATGGGTACGTTCATGGGGGTGTACCTGCCATGCCTGCAGAACATCTTCGGGGTGATCTTGTTCCTGCGTCTCACCTGGGTGGTGGGAACTGCCGGTGTGCTGCAGGCTCTCTGCATCGTCTTCATATGCTGCTGCTGC ACTTTACTGACTGCTATCTCAATGAGTGCCATCGCCACCAATGGAGTTGTACCAG cggGTGGTTCCTACTTCATGATCAGTCGTTCTCTGGGGCCAGAGTTTGGGGGGGCGGTGGGGCTGTGCTTCTACCTGGGCACCACTTTCGCCGGGGCCATGTACATCCTGGGAGCCATCGAGATCCTGCTG ATGTACATTGCCCCGTGGGCGGCCATCTTTGTCTCCAGCGGTCCGGACGGTGAGGGAGCAGCCATGTTGAACAACATGAGGGTCTACGGCtcaatcttcctcctcctcatggcGTTACTGGTCTTTGTCGGCGTCAAATATGTCAACAAGCTGGCGTCCGTCTTCCTGGCCTGTGTCATCATCTCCATCCTGTCCATCTACACCGGAGCGCTGGTCTCCGCCTTCAGTCCGCCCACTTTCCC ggTGTGTATGCTGGGTAACCGTACCCTGTCAGGACACATCCTCCAtgatagtccctgtgccaagacCACCCTGCCCAAAGAACCACCCAGACCTGTGGATACCAACCTCACACTCGCTG GAAACGGCACGGTGCCCTCAACCTTTGatccctccctgccctcctctgAGGCGACCACGGCCCTGTGGCTGCAGTTCTGTGAAGGCCCAGACCTCAACGCTTCCTGTGACTACTACTTTAACCTCAGCAACATCTCTGAGATACCTGGCATACCAGGCCTGTCCAGTGGAGTTATCACAG AGAACATATGGAGTGTTTACCTCAGTAAAGGGGACGTCCTGGAGAAAGGGTCACTCCCCTCGCCCAGACCCGTCCACCCACCCACCAATCGGCTGCCATATGTCTTCGCTGACATCACCACCTCCTTCACGCTATTGGTGGGAATCTTCTTCCCCTCAGTCACAG gTATAATGGCTGGTTCTAACCGGTCTGGGGACCTGAAAGACGCTCAACGCTCCATCCCCATAGGAACCATCATGGCCATCCTCACTACCTCCCTTGTCT ACCTGAGCAGTGTGGTACTGTTTGGAGCCTGCATCGAAGGAGTGGTGCTCAGAGACAA GTTTGGAGACTCTGTAAAGGGGAACCTGGTAGTGGGCACCTTGTCTTGGCCCTCCCCCTGGGTCATTGTGATTGGCTCCTTCTTTTCGACGTGCGGCGCTGGCCTCCAATCACTGACGGGCGCTCCCCGCCTCCTCCAGGCCATCGCCAAGGACAACATCATCCCTTTCCTCAGG gTGTTTGGTCATGGCAAGGCTAATGGAGAGCCTACCTGGGCTCTGCTCCTGACAGCTCTGATAGCTGAGCTGGGAATCCTCATTGCTTCTCTGGACCTGGTTGCACCCATCCTctccat gttcTTCTTGATGTGCTATCTGTTTGTGAACCTGGCCTGTGCTCTGCAGACGCTGCTGAGAACCCCCAACTGGAGACCACGCTTCTCCTACTaccactg gacctTGTCATTTTTGGGTATGATCATCTGCTTGGCGCTGATGTTCATATCGTCATGGTACTATGCTATTGTTGCTATAGTGATTGCTGGCATGATCTACAAATACATCGAGTACCACGG ggcAGAGAAGGAGTGGGGCGATGGTATCCGGGGTCTGTCCCTCAGCGCTGCTCGTTACGCCCTCTTGAGGTTGGAAGAGGGACCACCACACACCAAGAACTGGAG acCCCAGCTCTTAGTTCTATTGAAGTTAGATGAGGATGCATATGTCAAGTCTCCCCGCCTGCTAACCTTTGCATCTCAGCTGAAGGCAGGTAAAGGTCTGACCATCGTAGGGACCGTCATCACTGGAAACTACCTCCATAGCTACGGAGAGGCACTGGCTGCAGAACAG ACTCTGAAGCACCAGATGGACAAGGAGAAGGTGAAAGGGTTCTGTCAGTGTATTGTGGCTAACAAGGCCAGGGAGGGCATCAGTCACATGATCCAGTCCAGTGGGTTAGGAGGGATGAGGCACAACACTGTGGTTATGGGCTGGCCCCTGGCCTGGAGGCAGAGTGAGGATCCACAGTCCTGGAAGACCTTTATCA ACACGGTGCGTGTGACGACAGCGGCCCACCTGGCCCtacttgtgcccaagaacatctCTCTGTTCCCCGGCAACAGCGAGCCGTGTGCGGAGGGATACATTGACGTGTGGTGGATCGTCCACGACGGGGGCATGCTCATGCTACTGCCCTTCCTGCTGAGGCAACACAAG GTGTGGCGTAAGTGTGCGATGCGTATCTTCACGGTGGCTCAGATGGAGGATAACTCTATTCAGATGAAGAAGGACCTGGCTACGTTCCTCTACCACCTCCGCATAGAGGCTGATGTTGAAGTGGTGGAGATG CATAACAGTGACATCTCAGCCTACACCTATGAGAGGACTCTTATGATGGAGCAGAGGTCTCAGATGCTCAGACAGATGAGGCTGTCCAAGTCTGACCGAGAGAAAGAG GCCCAGTTGGTAAAGGATCGTAACTCCATGCTTCGGCTAACCAGCATTGGTTCTGACGACGATGAAGACACCGACGGGGGTGGAGGCCCCACAGGAAATGCCGAAAAGGGAGGAGGAGCAGccggaggaagggagagggatggagggatgtcaGCCTCGGAGAACAGACGAGTCCACATGACCTGGACTAAGGAGAAGGCCCTGCAGTACAGAGCTACACACTCCGGCTGTAGTACGCCAGAGGGCTTCAGAGATATGCTCAGTATCAGGCC GGACCACTCCAACGTGCGGCGGATGCACACGGCCGTCAAGCTCAACGAGGTCATCGTCAACAAATCCCATGATGCTCGGCTGGTCCTGCTCAACATGCCGGGACCGCCACGGAACCCAGCCGGAGACGAAAACT ATATGGAATTTCTGGAAGTTCTAACTGAGGGATTGGAACGCGTCCTATTGGTCAGGGGTGGAGGAAGTGAAGTCATCACCATCTACTCCTGA